DNA from Flavobacteriales bacterium:
CATCGGCGCCACCATCGCCCTGGCCCTCATCGCCCTCCTCCTCTACCGCGTGCTGCGCCATCGCCATCGCCTGGCCCGCCAGCAGAAGGAACTGCATGACCAGCACGTGGACCAGCTGCTCAGCCAGCAGGAAATCAAAAGCATCAACGCCATGCTCGAAGGACAGGAGAAGGAACGTGAGCGCATGGCTGCGGACCTCCACGATCGTCTGGGCAGCATGCTCGGCGGCATCAAGGCCAACATGAGCGCGCTGGAGGACCGCGTGGAAGCCATGCGGCAGGACCAGCAGTACCAGAAGGTGAGCCGCCTGCTGGACCAGACCGTGAGCGAGCTGCGGCAGATCAGCCACGACATGGCCGCCGCAACCCTCAGCCGCTTCGGCTTGGAAAAGGCCTTGAAGGACCTGCGCGACACCCTGCACATCAGCGGGCGGCTGCAAGTGGAGCTCAACACATTCGGGCTGGAGCAGCGCTTGGAGCGCAGCGTGGAGATCGCCGTGTACCGCATCATCCAGGAGCTGGTGAGCAACGTGCTCAAGCACGCCAACGCCACGGAGCTCAGCATCGGCGTTACGCGCGCGCCGGGCCGGTTGAGCGTGGTGGTGAGCGACAACGGCGTGGGCTTCGACGCCGCACAAGCCGGCAACGGCATGGGCCTGGGCAATGTGCGGTCGCGCGCTGCGGCCATCGGCGCCACGGTGCAGATCGACAGCACACCCGGGAAGGGCACCACCGTGAGCGTGGAATGCCCGGTGGTGGAGTGAATGCCCAGAACCGAATCGACATCCGCAATGAACTCACCAGCCAGTGCCATTCGCGAACTGCTCGCAATCCTCGCGTTCCTCATCACGGCGTCGGCCTGCGCCCAATCGGGATGGCCCGCCTACGAGCGTTTCCGTGCGGTCATGGGGCAGAACGAACCTGCCGCCCTGGGCTCCTTGGGGAAGCAGTTGACCGGCTCAGCGGATCCCCGGGAGCGCCATCTGGGATTGCTGGCATGGGCCGCCTCCCTTCACCGTTCCGATGACCTCGTTGCGGGCATCAGCGCGTTCGATAGCGTGCTTGCCACGGTCCCTGCCACGGAATACGGCATACGCGCCACCGCGCGCCAGATGCTCTCCAATGCGTTCACCATGCTCGGCGATCCGGAGAAGGGCCTCATGGTGGCCGAAGAAGGCCTGCGCGACCTGCCCGGGAACGGACATGCCCGGGAAAGGATCGGCTTGCACATCGTTCGAGCGGAGGCCAAGCTGGTGAAGGGCGACGACCTGGCGGAGGTGTTCGACGCATTCGTCGTGGCCGCCCGTTTGGCGGGATCGGCCGGCTTCCACCTGGGCCATGCGCAGGCGGAGAACGGCATGGGCCTCGTTCGGCTGAACCAGGCCGGATACGATGAAGCCTGGTCGCACTTCAGCGAAGCGCTGCGGCATGGCAGGCTAGCGGAATCCGCTCGTTCCATGCAGAACACCGTGGCCAACCTGAGCATCACGGCCACCATGAGCGGCCACTACGACAAGGCGCTGCACCTGTGCGACAGCCTGCTCCAGGCCGGATCATTGAGCCCCGAATTCGAGGCCAACCTGTACACCGAGCGCGGCGTGATCCACAAACGGCAGGGCCTGCTGGATGCGGCCATCCGCGACTTCGAGCGCGCGCGTGCCCTCCTTGACCCGCTTCCATCGACACGCACCAAAGTGAAGCTTCCGCACCACATGGCCAGCCTGTACTGGACCCTTGGCCGGCGCGATGAGGCCTTCAGCAGCCTGCACGCGGCCCTTGCCGAGGCCGAGCGGATGAACTGGAAGGACCTCCAGGCCGAGATCCACCGCGGGCTGCACAACTACCACCACGAGCTCGGCCAGCTAGCTCCGGCACTGAAGCACATCCAGGCCTATGCCATCCTCTCCGACTCCGTGAACGCGGTGCGCTACGACGAGCAGATCGCCCGTTCCGCAGCGCTCTACGACACCGAGAAGAAGGAGCACCGCATCAAGGAGCAGGAGCAGGCCATCGCCCTTGCCGCCGCCGAGGACCGCCGAAAGGCCATGCAGCGCAACGCCCTCATCGGGACCACGGGAGCCCTGCTGCTGGTGGCGCTGCTCCTCTACCGCGCCATGCGCCACAGGCAGCGGCTCGCAGCCAAGCAGAAGGAGCTGCACGACCAGCAGGTTGACCAGCTCCTCAGCCAGCAGGAGATCAAGAGCATCAACGCCATGCTCGAGGGCCAGGAGAAAGAGCGCGAGCGCATGGCCAAGGACCTCCACGACCGCTTGGGCAGCATGCTCGGCGGCATCAAGGCCAACCTGTCGGCCTTGGAGGACCGTGTGGAGTCCATGCGCCAGGACCAGCAGTACCAGAAGGTGACGCGCTTGATGGAGCACGCCGTCGGCGAATTGCGGCAGATCAGCCACGACATGGCCGCCGCCACCCTGAGCCGCTTCGGCTTGGAGAAAGCCTTGAAGGACCTGCGCGATACCCTGCACATCAACGGGCGCCTGCAGGTGGAGCTCAACACCTTCGGGCTGGACCAACGGCTCGAGCGCGGGGTGGAGATCGCCGTGTACCGCATCGTGCAGGAATCGGTGAGCAACGTGCTCAAGCACGCCAAGGCCACGGAGCTCAGCATCGGCGTCACGCGCGCACCCGGTCGGTTGAGCGTGGTGGTGAGCGACAACGGCGTCGGATTCGACACCGCGCACGCCGGCAGCGGAATGGGCCTGGGCAATGTGCGCTCGCGCGCAGCGGCCATCGGCGCCACGGTGCAGATCGACAGCACACCCGGCAAGGGCACCACGGTGAGCGTGGAGTGCCCGGTGGTGGAGTAACAAGAGTTATCTGACAAAAAGTCCGACCCGGGCCAGAATCATGGTTTACCATTATTGCGGCCAGGCCGTGCGGCAACGTGCTTTGAAAGACCCAACCCTGCCATGCACCCGTTCCGCCTTGTCGTCCATAGGGCGAACCGCTCAGTACTCGGCCTTTGCTTGCTGCTCGTGCTCATCGCCGGGCCACTCCGCGTGGGCGTGCATTCGGCCCAGGAGTCCGCCCGCCCGCTTCCCGGCCCGTGGAAAGAGGCCCCTCAGGCGGTGACCCCATTGATCCCCATCGGCGGACCGCTCGATCCGGACCAAGCCGCCCTGGGCAGGTTGAGCGCCGCATCCGAAGCTGCCATCCCTGACGACTGGTACGCGCAGATGACCCGCCAGATCGCTTCCAGCGAGTACCACATCAACTGGCAGGAAGACGCGGGCGCCTATCAAAGCCCCAACCGTAGGCAGGACCTGCGCGTCACCTACCGCACCGATGGTTTCAGCCTGACGCCGCGCGTGGCCGACAGCCTCTGGACCGTCTCGCTCAACGTGGGACGCATCGGCCGTGCAGGCCATTGGATGCTGCCAACGGATAGTGCGGTGATCACCGTCGAGGAGAACCTGCTCGTGGCGGACCACAGCCGCTTCGCCATCGACTACCGCAACAGCGCGGAGGGCATGCGCCAGAACTTCACGGTGCGCGAGAAGCCCGCAGGCGATGGCCTCTTGGAAGTGCGGCTCCGCTACACCGGCACCTTGCACGCAGCGGACAAGGGCGGCAACGCCATCGCCTTCTGCCAACCCGTGGCGGGCACCAGCAGCCACGTGCCTGTGCTCTGGTACAAGGACCTGCACGTGTGGGACGCCCAGGGCGACACGCTCGAAGCCACAGCCAGCTTGGAGGATGACGAGATCGTGCTGGCCGTGCGTGACGACGGCGCGCAATACCCCATCACCGTGGACCCGCTGAGCACTACGGCGGCGTGGACCGCCGAAAGCGACCAAGCCAGTGCATCCTTCGGCACCAGCGTGAGCAGCGCTGGTGATGTGAACGGCGATGGCTACAGTGACATCATCGTTGGCGCAACGCGATTCGACAACGGCCAGAGCAATGAAGGCAGGGCCTTTGTCTTCCACGGCTCGGCCACAGGACCTGCAGCGGCGCCCAACTGGACCTTCGAGAGCGACTTCGCGAACGCTGAACTGGGCATCGCCGTGGCCACTGCCGGCGACGTGAACGGCGATGGCTTCAGCGATGTGGCCATCGGCGCCAACGGGTACACCAATGGCCACACCAATGAAGGTCGGATCTACGTGTTCCGGGGTTCGGCCACCGGCTTACCTGCCACCCCCAACTGGACCTTCGAGAGTGATGTGGCGTTGGCCCGCCTGGGCACTTCGGTGGCCTGCGCCGGTGATGTGAACGGTGACGGATACAGCGATGTGATCGCGGGCGCCTTTGACCTCTCCAATGGCCAGACCAATGAAGGCCGCGCCTATGTGTTCCACGGCAGTGCCGCTAACCTGCCCGCAGCACCGAGTTGGACCTTCGAGAGCAACCAGGCCAGCGCCCGTCTGGGCCGCAGCGTGGCAGGGGCTGGTGATGTGAACGGCGATGGCTTCAGCGATGTCATCATCGGTGTGTACAATTGGGACAATGGCAAAGGCCGTGCCTTGGTGTTCCACGGCGCCGGCGTCGGTTTGCCCGCCGCGCCGAACTGGAGCGAGGAGATCGACCTCCCCAATGCGTGGTTCGGATACAGCGTGGCCACTGCGGGCGATGTGAACGGCGACGGCTACAGCGACGCCATCATCGGCGCGTGGCAGTACTACGGCGGGCTGGTGGGTGAGGGCGCCGCCTTCGTCTACCACGGCAGCCCCACCGGACTGGCCGCCGCACCTGCGTGGTGGCGCGAGGGCGACCAGTTCACCGCCCACTTCGGTGAGGCGGTGGCCTGCGCGGGTGACATCAATGGTGATGGGTTCGCGGATATCCTGGTGGGGGCGCCCGATTTCGACCAGACCCTCAGCGGCACCGGCCGGGCGCAGCTCTGGCTGGGCTCTTCCACCGGCGTGCAGAGCGTGCCCCACTGGACCAGCGATGGCACCCAGGCCGCTGAAGGACTCGGCAGCAGCGCGGCCAGCGCCGGCGATGTGAACGGCGATGGATACAGCGACATCATCGTTGGCGCACCCGGCTACAATGGCGGGCAGGCGGGGGAAGGGAGGGCAGCCCTCTATTTGGGGGCTGCTGAAGGATTGACCGCCAATGCCGCTTGGACGGCCGAGAGTGACCAGGCAGGCGGCCTCTTCGGATGCGTCGCCAGTGCCGGCGATGTGAACGGCGACGGCTACAGCGATGTGATCGTGGGGGCTTCCCAATTCGACAACGGCCAGGACGCTGAGGGCCGCGCTTTCATTCACCACGGCGGCCCGGCGGGCTTGAGCCCCACCCCGGCATGGACGGCGGAGAGCGACCAGGTGGTCGCCTTGTTCGGAATCAGCGTCGCCAGTGCCGGCGATGTGAACGGCGATGGCTACAGCGACGTGATCGTGGGCGCTGACCAGTACGACAATGGGCAACTCTATGAAGGCCGCGCCTTCGTGTACCACGGCAGCCCGGCCGGATTGAGCCCCACACCAGCGTGGACGGCGGAGAGCGACCAGGACGGCGCCCGTTTCGGCTGGAGCGTGGCCAGTGCCGGCGATGTGAACGGCGATGGTTACAGCGACGTGATCGTGGGGGCTGTCTATTACGACAATGGGCAACCCGATGAAGGCCGCGCCTTCGTGTACCACGGCAGCCCGGCCGGATTGAGCCCCACACCAGCGTGGACAGCCGAGAGCGACCAGGCATACGCCTGGTTCGGCAGGAGCGTGGCCAGTGCCGGCGATGTGAACGGGGATGGCTACAGCGACGTGATTGTGGGCGCTGACCAGTACAACAATGGGCAACCCGATGAAGGCCGCGCCTTCGTGTACCACGGCAGCCCGGCCGGATTGAGCCCCACACCAGCGTGGACGGCGGAGAGCGACCAAGCAAGCGCCTTTTTCGGCTGGAGCGTGGCCAGTGCCGGCGATGTGAACGGCGATGGCTACAGCGACGTGATCGTGGGGGCTGGCTATTACGACAATGGGCAACTCTATGAAGGCCGCGCCTTCGTGTACCACGGCAGCCCGGCCGGATTGAGCCCCACACCAGCGTGGACGGCGGAGAGCGACCAGGTCGACGCCCGTTTCGGCTACAGCGTAGCCAGCGCAGGCGATGTGAACGGGGATGGGTACAGCGACGTGATCGTGGGAGCTCTACTGTTCGACAATGGGCAACTCTATGAAGGCCGCGCCTTCGTGTACCACGGCAGCCCGGCCGGATTGAGCCCCACACCAGCGTGGACGGCGGAGAGCGACCAGGTCGACGCCCGTTTCGGCGCAAGCGTGGCCAGTGCCGGCGATGTGAACGGGGATGGGTACAGCGACGTGATCGTGGGAGCTCTACTGTTCGACAATGGGCAGACCAATGAAGGCCGCGCCTTCGTCTATCACGGCAACAATGGCACGGGCCGCCGCCACAACCTTCGCCTGTACAACACCAACCTCACGGCACCCATCAGCGCCAGCAACATACCGGTCACCCAGTTCGGGGCGGGGCTGTACGCCAAACCCTTCCTGGGGCGTGGCCGCGTGCGCATGGTGTGGGAAACACGCATCCAAGGGCAGGCCTTCAGCAGCGCGGGCGGGCGCATCACCAATAGCACCGCCTTCACCGCGCAACAAGCGGCCGACTCACTCACCTTCACATCAGGCGTCGAGCTCAAGGACCTGGTGGACAAGCTCACCAGCACCCACCCCATCACCGCCACCAAGGTGCGTGCGCGCCTGCGCTACAACATGGTCACCGCGCTCACCGGCCAGGTCTTCGGCCCCTGGCGCTACATGCCGGGCTACTTGGATGGCCACGGCACGCACAACAACATCCCGCTGCCCGTGGAGATGCTGTGGATGGAGGCCGCCTGCGAGGCCAGCACCCCCACCCTCTCCTGGGCCACCGCCACCGAGCGCAACAGCAGCCACTTCATCATCGAGCGCAGCACGGATGGCCTTGCCTGGAGCGAGGCCGGGCGCTTGCCCGCCGCAGGCCACAGCCAGCAGGTGATCGAATACACCTGGCGCGATGCGGCCCCGAGCTCCTTCGCCACCGTGTACTACCGCTTGCGGCAGGTGGATCTGGATGGGCAGGAGGAGGTGCTAGCGGTGCTACCGATGGAAGCTTGCGGGGGTACCGACTTGGAGCTGGTGGTGCTCCCCAACCCCACCGATGGCCCGGTGGAGCTGCGATGGCCCCCGCAGGACGAAGCGGCAGGCATCAGCGAGCTCCGCGTGCTGGATGCGCATGGGCGGGTGCTGCGCAGCGAGCGCGTGAACGCCCAAGCCTTGTGGACCACGATGGACCTATCCGGGTTGGCCGCTGGGGTGTATTCAATCATCGGCATCAGTCCTGTGGGCGCACAGGTGAGCAGCGTGCGCGTGGTGCGTCGATGAGGCAGCGCCCGGCCATGCGCGAATTCATGGTTTCCCAGTATTGCAGGCTGCGCCTCTGCGTCATCCCTTAGCCATCCCGGTTCAGTGTCCCAAACACATTCCTCATGCGTCGTTCCACCTTCTTGCGTCTCGCGTTCATCGCACTCGGGATATCACTTTCCAGCCTCGGACTCCGCGCCCAGGAATACCGAAGCAAGGCCAGCGGCAACTGGAACGCCTTGGGCACCTGGGAACAGGACAACGGCAGCGGCTGGGTTGACGCCACGGTGATCCCGACGAATGCGAGCGGGGCGATCACCATCCGCGCGCCGCATTCGGTGACGGTGACCGCCAACGTGAGCCTCGATGATGTGACGATCGAGGCGGGCGGAACGGTGACAACAACTGCCACTGGCACGACAACATGGACCATAGCCAATGGGACCTATGGCGTGAAGGTCTTCGGGACCTTCAATGCCAATTCCAGTGCAGGGAGCTTCGGTTGCTGCGGATCGGTCAGCGTGGAGAATGGCGGTGTGATCAACCAGAATGCCGGCGGCTCTTTCTATGGTCCGACTGTGGTGCAAGAGGGCGGCACCGTGGTGGGCAACACGCCCATCAACCTGGCTGGCGGGGCCGTGGTGAACCATGGCACCTGGACGATGACCGGCAGCAACGGCCTGACAACCACTGCTGGCGGGTCATTCACGAACAATGGCATTCTCACGCTGCGGGGTTACTCACTGGCAGGCACGCTCACGAACAATGGAACAATCAACTGGAGCGCAGGGGTGATCAGTGGCAGTGGAAGTGGAAATATCCAGAACACAAGCGGTGCTGTATTCAACATCTCCTTCGCTGGCGTGAACCAGCTACAGCGACCATTCACCAACCAGACCGGAGCAACGATCAACTACACCAACGCAGGGATCTTCAATACCTGGTCAGGAACCACGTTCAACAATGCGGGCACCTTGAACGTGGTCAATGGCGTATGGCAATTCATCGGAACCGTTACCAACTCCGGCACGCTGCACATACCCAGCGGCCGTTTCATCCAGTTCGATGCCACCGCCAGCCTGAATGCCGGAACGAGCATCACCGGTGGAGGAACCATCGTGAACCAGACCGGCACTGTCGCACAGAACTTCCCGTGGACAAATAGCACTCACACCTTCAACATGAATGGAGGTGCCTGGACCAACAGCACCGGTAACCCCACTGTATTTGACGTGGGCAGCGCATTCAACTGGACCGGAGGAACGCTGGCCGGTGCAGAGGGCTATTCGATCGCCGCAGGCTTGACCGCAGCATTCAGCACCACCGCCTCGAAGACACTGAACAGCGCGCTCACCAACAACGGCACAATCAACTGGAGCGGAGGTGTGATCGGCGGTTCGGGCACCATTACGAACGCCGCTGGTGCCGAGTTCAATATCTCCTTCGCTGGCGTGAACCAGCTACAGCGACCCTTCACCAACCAAGCCGGCGCAACGATCAACTATACCAACGCCGGGGTCTTCAACACCTGGAGCGGTACCACGTTCACCAACGCGGGCACCTTGAACGTGGTCAATGGTGTATGGCAATTCATAGGAACCGTCTCCAACTCCGGCACGCTGCACATACCCAGCGGCCGTTTCATCCAGTTCGATGCCACCGCCAGCCTGAATGCCGGTACGAGCATCACCGGTGGAGGGACCATCGTGAACCAGACCGGCACTGTCGCACAGAACTTCCCGTGGACAAATAGCACTCACACCTTCAACATGAATGGAGGTGCCTGGACCAACAGCACCGGTAACCCCACTGTATTTGACGTGGGCAGCGCATTCAACTGGACCGGAGGAACGCTGGCCGGTGCAGAGGGCTATTCGATCGCCGCAGGCTTGACCGCAGCATTCAGCACCACCGCCTCGAAGACACTGAACAGCGCGCTCACCAACAACGGCACAATCAACTGGAGCGGAGGTGTGATCGGCGGTTCGGGCACCATTACGAACGCCGCTGGTGCCGAGTTCAATATCTCCTTCGCTGGCGTGAACCAGCTACAGCGACCCTTCACCAACCAAGCCGGCGCAACGATCAACTATACCAACGCCGGGGTCTTCAACACCTGGAGCGGTACCACGTTCACCAACGCGGGCACCATGAACGTGGTCAATGGTGCATGGCAATTTATGGGGACCGTCTCCAACTCCGGAACACTGCACATACCGAGCGGCCGTTCCATTCAGTTCGACGCCACCGCCAGCCTGAATGCCGGTACGAGCATCACCGGTGGAGGGACCATCGTGAACCAGACCGGCACTGTCGCACAGAACTTCCCGTGGACAAATAGCACTCACACCTTCAACATGAATGGAGGTGCCTGGACCAACAGCACCGGTAACCCCACTGTATTTGACGTGGGCAGCGCATTCAACTGGACCGGAGGGACGCTTGCTGGTACCGCAGGATACACCATAGAGAACGGATCAACCGGCACCTTCTCAACTGCCGCGAACAAGACCCTCAACAGTCTGCTCACCAACAACGGAACTATCAACTGGAATGCAGGAGTGATCGCTAATGGCACTGGTGGCACTATCCTCAACGCAAGCGAAGGCATCTTCAATATCCAGTTCACCAGCACCAATCAACTGCAGGCGCCCTTCACCAACCAGCCGGGCGGCGTGGTGAACCTGAACGGATCGGGCACCTTCACTACGTTCAACAATAGCAACGGCACCTTCACCAATAACGGCACGATCGACTTGGTGAATGGCAACTGGACCTTCCAGTCCTCCAATTCGCATAGTGCGTCCAGTGTTCTGAACATCGGCGCCTCACGCACGCTGACCTTCACCACCGCCCCAAGCTCGTTTGCGGGCACGGTCAACAATTCCGGCACCCTCGCCGGTACCATCACCTCCTTCACCGGCACCACCTTCACCAACAACGGCAGCGTAACGCTCACCAACCTGCCCTTCGCCGGCACAGCAGCCCAAACGCTGGATGGCACCGGATCCATTACCAACCTCACGCTGAACAATGCCAACGGCCTCACGCTGGGCGGCACCCAGACGGTCACGAATACGCTGACCCTTACGAATGGCCGGATCACCCTTGGCAACAACGATCTTATCCTGAGCAACACGGCGCTTGCAGGTCTCGTGGGCGGCAACGCCACCAACCACTTCGTCACGAATGGCACCGGTGCCTTCCACCGCCAATTGCCCATCGGCGGCGCCAACTACCCCTTCCCCATCGGCACGGGCACGAGCTACCTGCCGGTGACCTTGAGCAACACCAGCGGGCCTGCCGAGCGCTTCGGCGCGCGCGTGGCGAACGATGTGCACATGGAGTACAGCGCACCGGGCGTGCCCGATGGCCCCGTGGTGCTGAACGACCAGGTGGAGCGCACCTGGACACTCTCCGAACTGACGGAAGGCGGCAATCAGGCCACGGTTCAGCTTCAATGGAACACCGCGGATGAAGGCGCGAACTTCGATCGCGCGAACAGCGGCCTGCACGCGTACAACGGCACCGATTGGGTGGCCTTGGCCTTGGGTGCCGCCGGTGGCAGCAACCCCTACACGCGGAGCACGACCGGACTTACGGCCTTCCGGGAGTTCACCGTGGCCGATGGGGAGAGCACCCTGGCATTCAGCTGCCCCGGAGGGGTGATCCCCGGCACGGCCTGCGACGACGAGGATGATTGCACCACGAACGATGTGGTGAATGCGGAGTGCAACTGCGTCGGCATCTTCCAGGACAGCGACAACGATGGCACCTGCAACGCCGAGGACGGCTGCCCGAATGATGCGAACAAGACCGAGCCCGGCGCCTGCGGCTGCGGCGTGGCCGATGTGCCCCAGATCTACTACGTGGACGGTGATGGCGACGGATATGGAGCCGGCGCTCCAGTGGATGGCTTCGTGTGCGTCGTACCTGCAGGCCATGTCACGAACAACACGGATTGCAACGATGCCAATGCGAGCGTGTACCCGGGCGCACCCGAGCTCTGCGATGAACTGGACAACAATTGCAACGGCCAGGTGGATGAGCTCACGAGCTTCTCCAACGGCCTGGTGGCGCAATGGCTCTTCAACGGCAACCTGACCGACCGGACCACGAACGGGAACAATGGCAGCGCACCAAGCGGCTCCAGCTACACCACTGGGGTCGACGGCGCCGCCAATGGCGCCTTCCAATTCGGCGGTGGCCGCTATGTAGTGGTGCCGCACAATGCGGCCTACAATTTCGGCACGGGTGATTTCACCTACTCGGCCTGGCTGAAATGGAACTCCACCTCGTATGCCAGCGTGATCGACAAGAACGACTATGCGGGTGGCGGCATCAACCGTTTGAACTGCTTCGTGGACTACCCGGCCGCCGGGAACTTCATGGGCCGTCCGGGGGATGTGGTGGCAGGAACAGGGCTGGGCAACAACACCTGGCGCCATGTGGTGATGACACGCACCGGAACGACCATCCGTATCTACTTGAACGGTGTGCTCAGCAGCAGCAGCACCATCTCGCCCATCGACCTCAACAACTCCAGCAGCATCTTCATCGGCAGGCATGGCAACAGCGACATACAATTCTACACCGGCGCGATGGACAACCTGCGGCTGTACAACCGCGCGCTCTCGGCGGAAGAGGTGGCTGAACTGCGCCTGCACGAGCTGGCGGGTAATGTGGACGGCGTGAGCGAAGTGACCTATTACACCGATGCCGATGGCGACGGCTATGGCGACCCCGCCACGATCGGATCAGGATGCACCCAGCCACCCGGTACCGTGCTGCTCGGAGGTGACTGCGACGATACCGACGAGAACATCAACCCGGGTGCATCCGAGATTTGCGACGGTCTGGACAACAACTGCGCGAATGGCGTGGATGATGGACTCGCCTTCGTCGACTACTGGCCCGACACCGACGCCGACGGCTTCGGCGATGCTTCGGCCAGCAGCATTTCCGCGTGCACACCTCCTGCGAACCACGTGACCAACAACACCGACGCCTGCCCGAACGACCCCCTGAAGCAGCTCCCCGGAGCATGCGGCTGCGGCAACGTGGAGGTGGACACGGACGGAGACACCACGCCCGATTGCATCGATGCCTGTCCGAACGACCCACTGAAGATCGCGCCGCTGCAATGCGGTTGCGGCAACTTGGAAACGGATAGTGACAACGACGGCACCGCCGA
Protein-coding regions in this window:
- a CDS encoding ATP-binding protein; amino-acid sequence: MNSPASAIRELLAILAFLITASACAQSGWPAYERFRAVMGQNEPAALGSLGKQLTGSADPRERHLGLLAWAASLHRSDDLVAGISAFDSVLATVPATEYGIRATARQMLSNAFTMLGDPEKGLMVAEEGLRDLPGNGHARERIGLHIVRAEAKLVKGDDLAEVFDAFVVAARLAGSAGFHLGHAQAENGMGLVRLNQAGYDEAWSHFSEALRHGRLAESARSMQNTVANLSITATMSGHYDKALHLCDSLLQAGSLSPEFEANLYTERGVIHKRQGLLDAAIRDFERARALLDPLPSTRTKVKLPHHMASLYWTLGRRDEAFSSLHAALAEAERMNWKDLQAEIHRGLHNYHHELGQLAPALKHIQAYAILSDSVNAVRYDEQIARSAALYDTEKKEHRIKEQEQAIALAAAEDRRKAMQRNALIGTTGALLLVALLLYRAMRHRQRLAAKQKELHDQQVDQLLSQQEIKSINAMLEGQEKERERMAKDLHDRLGSMLGGIKANLSALEDRVESMRQDQQYQKVTRLMEHAVGELRQISHDMAAATLSRFGLEKALKDLRDTLHINGRLQVELNTFGLDQRLERGVEIAVYRIVQESVSNVLKHAKATELSIGVTRAPGRLSVVVSDNGVGFDTAHAGSGMGLGNVRSRAAAIGATVQIDSTPGKGTTVSVECPVVE
- a CDS encoding FG-GAP-like repeat-containing protein gives rise to the protein MLIAGPLRVGVHSAQESARPLPGPWKEAPQAVTPLIPIGGPLDPDQAALGRLSAASEAAIPDDWYAQMTRQIASSEYHINWQEDAGAYQSPNRRQDLRVTYRTDGFSLTPRVADSLWTVSLNVGRIGRAGHWMLPTDSAVITVEENLLVADHSRFAIDYRNSAEGMRQNFTVREKPAGDGLLEVRLRYTGTLHAADKGGNAIAFCQPVAGTSSHVPVLWYKDLHVWDAQGDTLEATASLEDDEIVLAVRDDGAQYPITVDPLSTTAAWTAESDQASASFGTSVSSAGDVNGDGYSDIIVGATRFDNGQSNEGRAFVFHGSATGPAAAPNWTFESDFANAELGIAVATAGDVNGDGFSDVAIGANGYTNGHTNEGRIYVFRGSATGLPATPNWTFESDVALARLGTSVACAGDVNGDGYSDVIAGAFDLSNGQTNEGRAYVFHGSAANLPAAPSWTFESNQASARLGRSVAGAGDVNGDGFSDVIIGVYNWDNGKGRALVFHGAGVGLPAAPNWSEEIDLPNAWFGYSVATAGDVNGDGYSDAIIGAWQYYGGLVGEGAAFVYHGSPTGLAAAPAWWREGDQFTAHFGEAVACAGDINGDGFADILVGAPDFDQTLSGTGRAQLWLGSSTGVQSVPHWTSDGTQAAEGLGSSAASAGDVNGDGYSDIIVGAPGYNGGQAGEGRAALYLGAAEGLTANAAWTAESDQAGGLFGCVASAGDVNGDGYSDVIVGASQFDNGQDAEGRAFIHHGGPAGLSPTPAWTAESDQVVALFGISVASAGDVNGDGYSDVIVGADQYDNGQLYEGRAFVYHGSPAGLSPTPAWTAESDQDGARFGWSVASAGDVNGDGYSDVIVGAVYYDNGQPDEGRAFVYHGSPAGLSPTPAWTAESDQAYAWFGRSVASAGDVNGDGYSDVIVGADQYNNGQPDEGRAFVYHGSPAGLSPTPAWTAESDQASAFFGWSVASAGDVNGDGYSDVIVGAGYYDNGQLYEGRAFVYHGSPAGLSPTPAWTAESDQVDARFGYSVASAGDVNGDGYSDVIVGALLFDNGQLYEGRAFVYHGSPAGLSPTPAWTAESDQVDARFGASVASAGDVNGDGYSDVIVGALLFDNGQTNEGRAFVYHGNNGTGRRHNLRLYNTNLTAPISASNIPVTQFGAGLYAKPFLGRGRVRMVWETRIQGQAFSSAGGRITNSTAFTAQQAADSLTFTSGVELKDLVDKLTSTHPITATKVRARLRYNMVTALTGQVFGPWRYMPGYLDGHGTHNNIPLPVEMLWMEAACEASTPTLSWATATERNSSHFIIERSTDGLAWSEAGRLPAAGHSQQVIEYTWRDAAPSSFATVYYRLRQVDLDGQEEVLAVLPMEACGGTDLELVVLPNPTDGPVELRWPPQDEAAGISELRVLDAHGRVLRSERVNAQALWTTMDLSGLAAGVYSIIGISPVGAQVSSVRVVRR